Part of the Micropterus dolomieu isolate WLL.071019.BEF.003 ecotype Adirondacks linkage group LG17, ASM2129224v1, whole genome shotgun sequence genome is shown below.
CAACCACTTCCAACAGCACTTACCCTcctttttggtatttttattcttcttgCCACCCTGTTCCTTGCCTTTGTCCCCACCTTTCGTCTCAATCATTGACTTCACAGTTTTTTGGGATTTCTCGGACTGCTTAAAGGTCCGCATGAGGGTGGGGCTCCGAGCTTTGCTGCTCTCCTCCGTCTCTCTTGTggtaaacatttgaaaaatgtcagCACGggcaggacaaaaaaaaaaaaaaataaaaaaaagattgggGTTAACGAAGCATCTTTAAATGTTGTTGATTtgatatcagaatcagctttaatggtcaggtatgtgtacacatatgaggaattcgACTCCAGTCTTACATTACTCTCAATATACATACACAGAGAagacataaataaaaaggatattgTACAGGGATTGTTCCTGACATTGTGTGTCTAGAGTTTATTGTTCATCAGAGTGAATCATTGGTCTTTTAAATATAAGATATACATTATGGCACAAGTGCGCTTTAACAGTTAGTTCTGTATTACAAGAAATCACCCCCATGAGTAAAACAGTCACTCTTTACCTAAGAAGCTTCTTGAAGTCATCCTCGAATTCAAAGTTGTTGTTGAGGAGCTTCATAGCCCCCTTTTGCTCCAGCTCATTCTTATAACGATCCCTAAAATGCAGCTGAACGTCATCTATGAACTTGTCCACATACGTCAGCGTCAGGATCTTTTGAAACCCCACCTGGGCAGAAACAGGGAAAGAGTGATTTTCAGCacgtaaaaataaaaacaacatgaatgCTAGTCGCAGATATGCAGTGTAAATTTCAGTGGTGTTTGAAAGTAATTCATTCAGTGTGCAGTTGAGAGACTTACCACAAAAATCAACTCAAACTCATTGTCGAGTTTGTATTTAAGACTGAGGCCCTCGTGAGTAAATGAATTGTTCCCACTTCGCTCCTGTAACATCGCAGACATGTCAGCAGGAGCTAACAGTTAAACACACATGTTGTTGCTGCTAACGTTACAGCTAGCCTGCTGTGTCTTCCTAACAAAGTGAAAGAAGTCACTCTAGCACAAACTACATCAAAATTGAGCTTACACTTCGTAATAAGGAGGTTTTTAGGATATTCACGCCACAAAAGTGTCTTGTTTAGTACACTAGCGTTATGCAATAAGCTAACACTTGCTACCTCTTCGCGTTAGCATTAACGTTAACTGTTAGCTTTCCGAACTCTATTGAGATTTATGTCACAGGATTTTGACCTGCCATCATGTCCCACCTGAAGGATCACGGAGCGGATCAAAGCGTTGACAGGCCCAGTGAAAGATTCAGTGACCCCTGCTCCCTGAAAACACCACAACACTATCCCCCCTTTGCTGAAGATGGTGAAGAAATCTAGCATCTTGCCACCGCGTACCTagatttaaagaaaacaaacacggAGATAAAAGGTGAAAAGAAGGCCTACGATACACGAAAGGTCCTGTAAACCTGGTGCCGGTGCCTACTCTTCAAACTATTACATCTTACCAGATAATACTTAAATAGATAATAAATCCCCTACGAGTAAAACCACCAGTGGAAAACTGTTTTAGACACGTCAGATGCAGAACCAGGAAGTGACGTTCGCTTCCGGAATAAAATTGTGAATTCACGCATGCGCAGTTTCAGGACGAAGCATACGAAATCGTAATGCAACAATTGATGCGTTTGAAACTTCGTCACTCTCTAAATATATCATTGAAGCCGTGTGAAGCCGAAGTCCTAGACTCTATAAAACATCTCTGGTGAAGCCAAGTAAATATACATCAGTACATTTGCTCAATTATTATACTTAAATTCCATATTAAATGGCTCTTACTTACGTTAGCAGCCTACTTTCATTTTCTACTAACGTTATACACTTTCTTCACtttatttatctgacagctgaagctagttactttgcagatgtATATACAGATGGGATCAATTTATAACATTTAATGCATAGATTAAAGTACACAGCAATATATTAAATAGGCTAGATTAAATTAAAGTCCAGTAGATCAGTAATAATACTCCATCTtatcctttttatatacagtctatgatcttATCACAGTGGCCATTTTTTCTCTGCAAtgagtagcctacttttacttttggtatcATTAGTAGCCTTCATTTTGCCAGTGACTGTGTGCTTTAGCAAATGGTTAAATAGCCAAACAAGAAAGCCACATCCTTCAGGGACGAGCTGCAAATGCATTGCTTTGTAGATTTGTAGATAAAAGTATAACATTTTGCCAGCTTTCCTTCAAACTTTCCCTTTAATTTTGCTTGCATGATGTCAATTAAGTTTATCTTACACATCATTTGCCTTTGAatcagcaggacagagggttaATTGTCTGCTCAGTGAAGTATAAAGTTTCAGATACTTTGCATTTGAAATTTGACTGCACACATTGAGGCGTCACTTAAGGCAGTTACcaacttcctcttttttttggtGATGTCAGTGACACTCGACAAAGTTTTCACTTTGTCTTTGATACGTTCTGTAGCTGCCATTGGATTATGTCACATTGttagaacattttatttttcagctacAGTCTGAGTAATTATGTGTATGTGGCAGTCAAAATCCTCTTAAGAAAGGTGaccattaaacatttatttactggAACAATTTTTGGCAAGGCATGATGATGTTAACAACATGCATGGTAAGTTAAATTTTCAgttattaatttttaatgtaaacCTCATCTTTAACTGTTTGAATACTATTTTGTATTGTATCTGTAATTTGTATAATTCCATACTTGTCGTGACCGTTTTCATGACAAAGGCTTGGTCCATTAACAGCCCAGTACAGTTCACCAAAAGTTactcaaaaacattttgcaaaacaCGGTCAAAAACGTGTTACGATACAGGGCTCTTGCAGATCTCTCCTCCCTTCACCCGTGTTACTTTTTTCCTACTGCCCATGCACAGCAAAATTACTAACCCACCCAATCAGCaggtacaaaaacacaatatcaaaaacaaaaagaaattctGCATGACCCATGAACATATAGCAGGTGTTTAACAACAAGTTAGCAAATACCATATATGCCAAAATGGCTCTTACAATACTCTTTTTTCTTGAGTTGTCAGAAAACCATTACCCTTTTgtggaataaaataaattgttcaCCAGATTGATGATTGTGCTGTATGTATTAATGTGCATGCTTCCTAGCTAGACTAGGAAGGATTCATGATGTATTATCAAGTCAGTAGCATGTGCAACTTGTCTTTCTCGTTTCAGGTTGGTTCCAGAAACTCTTGAAATCAAGAGTATCTTTATCAGCACAACGTGAACAAGAGGcaaaagtgacagaaaactCAGTGTCGTCTGTGAGCagtcagtcattctgtgcttcATCATCATTACCAGGGACAACCCCTTCTAAACCACTACAGCCACAGTCTGCTCTGAGCTCGCTGTTGCGATGGAGCCGAAAGTATGACGTGTTTGTGTGCCACAGCTCTGTGGACAGCGACATTGAAGAGGCTGGACGCCTGGTTTCTTTCCTGGAGGCTGCACCCCGTGGCCTTAGGTGCTTTCTACTGCAGAGGGACGACTGTCCAGGAGGTGCAATTTCCACAGAGCTATGCCAGGCTGTGCAGAACAGTCACTTATGGGCTTTGCTTATCACTCCTAACTTCCTGCAGGATGAGTGGTGCAAGTATATAATGCACCAGGCTCTGGCAATGGGGCCCATGTCCAATCGTATTATTCCCCTGGTTCAGAACCTGTCCCACTCTCAGTATCCTCAGGAACTAAAGTTCTACATCTACATTGATCTGAGCAAGAACCCTGACGGAGGATATAAACTCCTCACCAAGACTGTGCTCAAGTGTGAGTCATGGGAAGAAGGGTTGGGTTCGTAGACAGAAGTTGATCTTGATCTTAGCAAAAAGTTTAAAATTATATctgtttaaatctgtttttagcCAACagcctttttcctctcctgcttATGCCAAATTAGCATTTTGATTCTTTTAAAAGATTATTCCACAGTTTAAGACATCCTTAATAATCTCatattcttctcttctctaGACCTGGGATGCCTGATTGACAATGAAAAGACACTTGATTGTAACGTGGACAGCTCTAGCAATGAACTAAGTGGAGAAGGTAGCTCTAAAAAAGACAAGCTGTTGTCAAAGTGTGACCCAGCTGAGACTTCATTTCCGCTGGAAGTAATAAAGAAGAGCGGAGAAAGCTTCATTGACATTTGTTGTGATCATTATCAACAGTAATTAAAGTCTGCGATGAAGGGCAAGGGGCTCTGAATGGAGAACACTGCTGCTACTGACTGAACTCATGTTTAGTGAACCTTTTGTCACATCATGTTGGAATTTAAAAGTTAGACCTTGTCTTGCTCAAAGCAGAAACTGGGAGGAGACATTTTTTATTCCAAACAGCACAGGCGTTATTTCCTGTATCAGACCTAGAGAAGTACAGTGTGTTCAATAACCACTGTTAATAAGCGCATCTCGTGGGTATTTCTGTTCATAGTCTCAGCTTATCAAACATTATTCTGATGTATTGCAGCCCATAATTTAGGTTTAAGATAAAGGGCACCATAAATGCATGTGATCCTCCTTTTATAGTAGGTTGTAGAGTATACCAATGGCAGTATACTGTAATAGGATGAAAATATTGTGATACAGATAGTGTTTACCACTAGGTGGTGTATTTTCCTGATTTATCTAGAATAGAGAGTGTTAGTGAGGAGATGCCACCCATAAAGGCACGATCTCTCTGGTATCAGCACCATGTCTACATTGACGCTTTTACCGTAAAAAAGC
Proteins encoded:
- the LOC123985676 gene encoding toll/interleukin-1 receptor domain-containing adapter protein; the encoded protein is MHGWFQKLLKSRVSLSAQREQEAKVTENSVSSVSSQSFCASSSLPGTTPSKPLQPQSALSSLLRWSRKYDVFVCHSSVDSDIEEAGRLVSFLEAAPRGLRCFLLQRDDCPGGAISTELCQAVQNSHLWALLITPNFLQDEWCKYIMHQALAMGPMSNRIIPLVQNLSHSQYPQELKFYIYIDLSKNPDGGYKLLTKTVLKYLGCLIDNEKTLDCNVDSSSNELSGEGSSKKDKLLSKCDPAETSFPLEVIKKSGESFIDICCDHYQQ